A window from Spirochaetota bacterium encodes these proteins:
- a CDS encoding DUF370 domain-containing protein produces MKTTLINIGFGNAVVAERVIVVITPASASGKRLREEAKENNLLIDATHGRKTRAIIIMDSNHVILSAMQPETIANRLMNLESE; encoded by the coding sequence ATGAAAACAACACTCATCAATATCGGTTTCGGCAACGCCGTGGTCGCCGAGCGCGTCATCGTCGTCATAACGCCGGCATCGGCGTCGGGAAAGCGGCTCCGCGAGGAAGCGAAGGAAAACAATCTCCTTATCGACGCCACCCACGGCAGGAAAACGAGGGCGATCATCATCATGGACAGCAACCATGTCATTCTCTCCGCGATGCAGCCGGAAACCATCGCAAACAGGCTGATGAACCTTGAAAGCGAATAA
- the rsmI gene encoding 16S rRNA (cytidine(1402)-2'-O)-methyltransferase translates to MSTGTLYILATPIGNMEDITYRAVRLLKEEIDIVYCEDTRQTRKLLSHYGVSVPSYSLHTHSSSAKIDGIIALLNEGKTIAYATDSGTPGLSDPGSRLVSAARDHGIPVCPLPGPSALAAIVSVSGYHGKNIAFGGFLSKKEGRRKKELAALREFDGIIVLYESPYRIKKLIHAIAEVFPGRRILIGREMTKFHEEFIHESVESLVAAIDSIKEKGEFSVVIFNDSYDHESDPDNETPDN, encoded by the coding sequence ATGTCTACGGGCACACTCTACATACTGGCCACCCCAATCGGAAACATGGAGGATATTACCTATCGCGCTGTTAGGCTATTAAAAGAAGAGATCGATATCGTGTATTGCGAAGACACCAGGCAGACACGAAAGCTTCTCAGCCATTACGGCGTCTCAGTGCCGTCATACTCACTGCACACCCACTCATCATCCGCTAAGATCGACGGCATCATAGCCCTTCTCAATGAGGGCAAGACCATTGCCTATGCGACGGATTCGGGCACGCCGGGCCTGAGCGATCCGGGCAGCAGGCTGGTATCAGCCGCCCGGGACCATGGAATTCCGGTCTGCCCGCTGCCCGGACCTTCCGCACTGGCGGCAATCGTGTCTGTTTCCGGATACCATGGAAAAAATATAGCCTTTGGCGGATTCTTAAGCAAAAAAGAGGGACGGAGAAAAAAGGAACTGGCCGCGCTCCGGGAATTCGACGGCATAATCGTTCTGTATGAATCCCCTTACCGGATAAAAAAGCTTATCCATGCCATTGCCGAGGTTTTTCCCGGGAGAAGGATTCTTATCGGCCGGGAGATGACGAAATTTCATGAGGAATTCATCCATGAGTCGGTGGAGAGCCTCGTCGCCGCCATTGACTCTATAAAAGAAAAAGGCGAGTTTTCAGTGGTGATTTTCAACGACTCCTATGACCATGAATCCGATCCGGACAATGAGACACCGGACAATTGA
- a CDS encoding chemotaxis protein CheD encodes MDFHLINVGIADYSVSASPDILRTILGSCVGICLYDSTVKIGGMCHIMLPSMKEQNSSAKKYADTAIPMMVDEMKDRGAETGRIMAKIVGGARMFNVSENSMMGEIGNNNIAKVKEVLGGLAISIVSEDTGGNYGRTIDFYLESGMVKIRSMGKEEKII; translated from the coding sequence ATGGATTTTCATCTGATCAATGTCGGCATCGCCGATTATTCCGTTTCAGCATCCCCCGACATACTCAGGACGATCCTGGGTTCCTGCGTGGGGATCTGTCTCTATGATTCGACGGTGAAAATCGGCGGCATGTGCCATATCATGCTGCCATCGATGAAGGAGCAGAACAGCTCGGCGAAAAAATACGCCGATACGGCCATACCCATGATGGTCGACGAAATGAAGGACAGGGGCGCCGAAACCGGCAGGATCATGGCCAAGATAGTTGGCGGGGCGCGGATGTTCAATGTCTCCGAGAACAGCATGATGGGCGAGATCGGCAATAACAATATAGCAAAGGTGAAGGAAGTTCTGGGCGGGCTGGCCATCAGCATCGTCTCCGAGGATACCGGCGGGAATTACGGGCGCACCATCGATTTTTATCTCGAATCCGGCATGGTCAAGATCAGGTCCATGGGCAAGGAAGAGAAGATTATATAG
- a CDS encoding protein-glutamate O-methyltransferase: MANDNSNIFRSEFGIEPAIKRLSEEEFNRFAQLIYNESGIFLKDTKITLLSNRLRKRLQALNIAEFSEYYNYLQSLNPKEKSIEYEKMLDVVSTNETYFFRNERHFEALTHECLPIIARTKHNKKLRIWSSACSTGEEPYTIAICVKENMHLFPGWDIEILATDIAPSVLEFANVAEYSGRRIEKVPPEFLKKYFTPKKDDKQTYIVNDDVKKLVKFYYHNFFKSAFPKDIDIIFCRNVMIYFDKKHQTELVAKFYQSILDHGYLFIGHSETLHSISEDFSYKKIMEAPVYVPNPRS, from the coding sequence ATGGCCAATGATAACAGCAACATATTTCGCAGCGAATTCGGGATCGAACCCGCCATCAAGCGGCTCTCCGAAGAGGAATTCAACAGGTTCGCCCAGCTCATCTACAATGAAAGCGGGATTTTCCTGAAAGACACCAAGATCACCCTGCTGTCGAACAGGCTGCGGAAACGTCTCCAGGCCCTCAATATCGCCGAGTTTTCCGAGTATTACAACTATCTCCAGTCGCTGAACCCGAAGGAAAAATCGATCGAATACGAGAAGATGCTGGACGTCGTTTCCACCAATGAAACGTACTTTTTCAGGAACGAGCGGCATTTCGAGGCGCTGACCCATGAATGCCTGCCGATAATAGCCAGGACCAAGCATAACAAAAAACTCAGGATATGGAGCTCCGCCTGTTCAACCGGCGAGGAGCCCTATACGATCGCCATATGCGTCAAGGAGAACATGCACCTCTTTCCCGGATGGGACATAGAGATCCTCGCCACCGACATCGCCCCCTCGGTCCTTGAATTCGCCAATGTCGCCGAGTATTCCGGCAGAAGAATAGAGAAGGTGCCCCCCGAATTCCTGAAAAAGTATTTTACGCCGAAGAAGGACGACAAGCAGACCTATATCGTCAATGACGACGTGAAAAAGCTGGTGAAGTTTTACTATCACAACTTTTTTAAGAGCGCGTTTCCAAAAGATATTGACATTATTTTTTGCAGAAACGTAATGATCTACTTTGACAAAAAGCACCAGACGGAGCTGGTCGCCAAGTTTTACCAGTCCATACTGGATCACGGGTATCTGTTCATCGGCCATTCGGAAACGCTGCATTCGATCTCGGAAGATTTCAGCTATAAAAAAATAATGGAAGCGCCTGTGTACGTGCCGAATCCCAGGAGTTAA
- a CDS encoding YicC family protein: MESMTGYAFLEKSTEQFSYSVELKSLNSRYLEIYVNVPKIIKNEENELHNLLKRRFGRGKLELNIDIFDWVVTKPITINAAMIKKYYRELRHVQKELGITDQLNFESVLSLDGISQRDRSAISRTSRGDIYGTINRVIDKALEMRGKEGAAIKKDLVKLVSEIGGRVSAIKAAAKNSVKDKKEALSKRIENAAGSKVEDIRLYTEIAILADKLDINEEIIRFKDHINKFNALMKGGDQIGKKLDFLAQEMFREVNTIGSKSNNSEIAHMVVDIKNHIEMIREHCRNVV; encoded by the coding sequence ATGGAAAGTATGACAGGCTACGCGTTTCTTGAAAAAAGCACCGAGCAGTTTTCGTACTCGGTCGAGCTGAAGTCGCTCAATTCGCGGTACCTTGAGATTTACGTCAATGTCCCGAAGATCATAAAGAACGAGGAGAACGAGCTCCATAACCTCCTGAAGCGGCGCTTCGGCAGGGGAAAGCTCGAGCTGAATATCGATATCTTCGACTGGGTCGTCACCAAGCCCATAACCATCAATGCGGCGATGATCAAGAAATATTACCGGGAACTGCGCCACGTTCAGAAGGAGCTGGGAATAACCGACCAGCTTAACTTTGAATCGGTGCTGTCCCTCGACGGGATCAGCCAGCGCGACCGTTCGGCCATATCGCGGACCTCGCGCGGCGATATTTACGGCACCATCAACCGCGTCATCGACAAGGCCCTCGAGATGAGGGGCAAGGAGGGCGCGGCCATAAAAAAGGACCTGGTGAAGCTTGTCTCGGAGATAGGCGGCCGCGTCAGCGCGATAAAAGCCGCGGCGAAGAACTCGGTGAAGGACAAGAAGGAGGCGCTCTCGAAAAGGATCGAAAACGCCGCCGGCTCGAAGGTCGAGGACATACGCCTTTACACTGAGATCGCCATTCTGGCCGACAAGCTCGACATCAACGAGGAGATCATCCGCTTCAAGGACCATATCAATAAATTCAACGCCCTCATGAAGGGGGGCGACCAGATCGGCAAGAAGCTCGATTTTCTCGCCCAGGAGATGTTCCGCGAGGTAAACACCATCGGCTCGAAATCTAACAACTCCGAGATAGCCCACATGGTCGTGGATATCAAGAATCATATTGAAATGATCCGGGAGCACTGCAGGAACGTGGTATGA
- a CDS encoding 4Fe-4S binding protein, with protein sequence MTSARLILFRRLAQTLSVLVLAYILWNTRYPLSGYVNPEFYFLIDPYAMIITSIAERVLLPGLAYASILLIITLVLGRGFCGWICPLGALLDLLSYFRMLILRLFRLKEKEAEPMPLRYGKYLLLGATIIAAIGGLQLAWFLDPITVFARSFSFTLHPLISGSIDRAFTSLLGATGYPGWLESIYDYLREGFLSLSTPIFNHAGSILVIFLLILALSLVKRRFWCRYLCPLGATLALPSLGSLLRRDATPCVKNCGVCGNLCRMNAIRKDNSYIKEECVLCLDCVARCPTEKATFTFRRQRPVTRASKAGGAIMTRGSFIAMAGCALAASSPLAAFGAEKSKAAKKPPRPGTISRIRPPGALPEDEFIQRCIRCGNCMKVCPTNVLQPLRIAEGPAMAWTPVLDTRRGYCEYRCNLCGRVCPTDAIRELTLPRKQKEKIGIARFDPALCIPYAKGENCIVCEEHCPIPDKAIRVRDGIVKGKTVKLPYVVADLCIGCAICELKCPTAPDKGIVIDKVRKA encoded by the coding sequence TTGTCCTTGCCTATATCCTGTGGAACACCCGGTATCCCCTGTCAGGGTACGTAAATCCGGAATTCTATTTCCTGATAGACCCCTACGCCATGATCATCACCTCCATAGCTGAACGGGTCCTCCTGCCGGGACTGGCCTATGCCTCTATACTCCTCATCATCACCCTTGTCCTGGGCCGGGGCTTCTGCGGATGGATATGTCCCCTGGGTGCGCTCCTCGATCTTCTTTCATATTTCAGGATGCTCATCCTGAGACTTTTTCGCCTGAAAGAGAAAGAGGCGGAGCCGATGCCCCTGCGTTACGGCAAATACCTGCTCCTCGGCGCGACAATCATCGCCGCCATTGGGGGCCTCCAGCTGGCCTGGTTTCTCGATCCCATAACGGTCTTCGCCCGCTCCTTTTCTTTCACCCTTCACCCTCTCATCAGCGGCTCCATCGACAGGGCCTTCACGTCGCTCCTTGGCGCTACCGGATACCCCGGCTGGCTTGAATCAATATACGATTATCTCAGGGAGGGGTTCCTGAGCCTGTCGACGCCGATCTTCAACCACGCGGGCTCCATCCTCGTTATCTTCCTCCTGATCCTGGCGCTTTCCCTTGTGAAGCGCCGCTTCTGGTGCCGTTACCTCTGTCCCCTGGGCGCCACCCTCGCCCTCCCTTCTCTCGGATCGTTATTGCGGCGCGACGCTACGCCCTGTGTAAAGAACTGCGGGGTCTGCGGAAATCTATGCCGGATGAACGCCATCAGGAAGGACAATTCCTATATAAAGGAAGAATGCGTTCTCTGCCTCGACTGCGTCGCCCGCTGCCCGACCGAAAAGGCGACCTTCACGTTCAGGAGACAGAGGCCCGTGACAAGGGCGAGCAAGGCAGGGGGGGCGATCATGACCCGCGGCAGTTTCATCGCCATGGCCGGGTGTGCCCTGGCCGCTTCATCGCCGCTGGCGGCCTTCGGCGCGGAAAAGTCGAAGGCCGCGAAAAAGCCGCCCCGGCCCGGCACGATATCGCGCATCCGGCCGCCCGGCGCCCTTCCGGAAGATGAGTTCATCCAGCGCTGCATCCGCTGCGGCAACTGCATGAAGGTGTGCCCCACCAACGTGCTCCAGCCCCTTCGAATCGCGGAGGGCCCCGCCATGGCCTGGACGCCGGTCCTGGACACCCGGCGCGGATACTGCGAATACCGGTGCAACCTGTGCGGCCGGGTCTGCCCCACCGACGCCATCAGGGAGCTCACCCTGCCGAGAAAGCAAAAAGAAAAAATCGGCATCGCCCGGTTCGATCCCGCCCTATGCATTCCTTACGCGAAGGGAGAGAACTGCATCGTCTGCGAGGAGCATTGCCCGATACCGGACAAGGCCATACGGGTAAGGGACGGGATCGTGAAGGGAAAAACGGTCAAGCTGCCCTACGTGGTTGCGGATCTCTGCATCGGCTGCGCCATCTGCGAGCTCAAGTGCCCCACCGCACCGGACAAGGGTATCGTCATCGACAAGGTTCGGAAGGCATAG
- the flgM gene encoding flagellar biosynthesis anti-sigma factor FlgM codes for MVIDKIGNINNIIEPKKSSPVKGAKEVKKNDSVQISTEAKSAAEVSKLGQIVKDTPDIRVERVKEIKAQIANGTYNFDKPEVLEMVADRIANFLVRK; via the coding sequence ATGGTCATCGATAAAATAGGTAACATAAACAACATCATTGAACCGAAGAAATCGAGTCCGGTAAAGGGCGCGAAAGAAGTCAAGAAAAATGACTCGGTCCAAATCTCGACTGAAGCAAAAAGCGCCGCGGAAGTCTCCAAGCTGGGCCAGATTGTCAAGGATACCCCGGACATCAGGGTAGAGCGCGTAAAGGAAATAAAGGCGCAGATCGCCAACGGCACGTATAATTTTGATAAACCGGAAGTTCTGGAGATGGTCGCAGACAGGATAGCAAATTTCCTGGTACGAAAATAA
- a CDS encoding iron-containing alcohol dehydrogenase, producing the protein MKDIGKLVSRFGTRAILVTTANDLETYGSVIEMISRQLKDADIGCIVYDEITSPPNTEEIDTAAAYIKKTNCDLIIGFGSVDSINAAKALTILATNYYFCHDLFANPKLIRKPMNFITIPGSPMFGFEIAPLFYLEEIHDLTKKIYHNPDLYPEATIVDPLITMHCPEEKILKSGISTLAIAAESVISKKNNDIINTYALKSIDMLFRNIPLAYRESQNSAPRMAISTSSVMTGIAFAVSFLSITLAISLALVSKTGLDIESAMSIILPHIMEFNLTSSPGKYVQMSKVMGEDVREITVIEAAIKAVEAIRKLESDIDIPQRLSSYDISKSLFKEIADLAVTYPFLANTPRDVNTNEIETILIAAY; encoded by the coding sequence ATGAAAGATATCGGGAAGCTCGTGTCCCGCTTCGGCACCCGCGCGATCCTGGTGACCACCGCGAACGACCTCGAAACCTACGGCTCCGTCATAGAGATGATCTCCCGTCAGCTGAAGGACGCGGATATCGGGTGCATCGTCTACGATGAGATCACCTCGCCGCCTAACACCGAGGAGATCGACACGGCCGCCGCCTACATCAAGAAAACGAACTGCGACCTGATCATAGGGTTCGGAAGCGTCGATTCGATCAACGCGGCCAAGGCCCTGACGATCCTTGCCACCAACTACTATTTCTGCCATGATCTCTTCGCAAACCCGAAGCTGATCCGCAAGCCGATGAACTTCATCACCATCCCCGGGAGCCCGATGTTCGGATTTGAGATCGCGCCCCTCTTTTACCTCGAGGAGATACACGACCTTACCAAGAAAATCTACCACAATCCGGACCTGTATCCCGAAGCGACCATCGTCGATCCGCTGATAACGATGCACTGCCCCGAGGAAAAGATATTGAAAAGCGGCATCAGCACCCTGGCCATCGCGGCGGAGTCGGTCATTTCGAAAAAGAACAACGACATCATCAACACCTATGCGCTGAAATCGATCGACATGCTCTTCCGGAATATTCCCCTTGCGTACCGGGAATCGCAGAACAGCGCGCCCCGGATGGCGATCTCGACGTCATCGGTCATGACCGGCATCGCCTTCGCTGTCTCGTTTCTGTCCATCACCCTCGCCATATCGCTGGCACTGGTGTCCAAGACGGGCCTCGACATAGAAAGCGCCATGAGCATCATACTCCCCCACATCATGGAGTTCAACCTCACCTCGTCGCCGGGCAAATACGTGCAGATGTCGAAGGTCATGGGCGAGGACGTGCGGGAGATCACGGTCATCGAGGCGGCCATCAAGGCCGTCGAGGCTATACGGAAGCTGGAATCCGATATCGACATTCCCCAGCGGCTGTCGAGCTACGACATATCGAAATCGCTGTTCAAGGAAATAGCCGACCTGGCGGTCACCTACCCCTTCCTGGCGAATACGCCCCGGGACGTCAATACCAATGAGATTGAGACGATTCTTATCGCCGCGTACTGA
- a CDS encoding purine-binding chemotaxis protein CheW has protein sequence MEKKENYFSSLQIVCFKIGNEEYGIDILQVQEILKLPKVTKLPKSKAYIMGVIDLRGKVLPIVDLSKRFSIESNRLTENSRAIVVTIGGKKVGLGIDSVSHVIKVNSNDIEPPPPVVRGISGKYIVGIAKVEDGFVVVLDISQLFSAEELGTI, from the coding sequence ATGGAAAAAAAAGAAAACTACTTTTCCTCCCTTCAGATCGTCTGTTTTAAGATCGGGAACGAGGAATACGGCATCGACATACTCCAGGTGCAGGAAATTCTGAAACTCCCGAAAGTCACCAAGCTTCCCAAGTCCAAGGCCTATATCATGGGGGTCATCGACCTGAGGGGAAAGGTGCTCCCCATCGTCGATCTGAGCAAGCGCTTCAGCATAGAGTCCAACAGGCTTACCGAGAACAGCAGGGCTATCGTCGTCACCATCGGCGGCAAGAAGGTGGGCCTGGGCATCGATTCGGTCAGCCATGTCATAAAGGTAAACTCCAACGACATCGAGCCGCCGCCCCCGGTGGTGCGGGGCATCTCCGGCAAGTACATCGTGGGAATAGCGAAAGTGGAAGACGGCTTTGTCGTTGTCCTCGATATCTCCCAGCTCTTTTCAGCCGAGGAGCTGGGCACCATCTAG
- the gmk gene encoding guanylate kinase has protein sequence MKANNPSIVISAPSGAGKTTLINRLLSSDDRLTFSVSTTTRPRRSNETDGKSYYFIAEDAFRGMVDRDEFIEWARVHGNCYGTSKKEIDRICCIGKIPIFDVDVQGAKTLKGRLDSAVYIFIVPPSREVLESRLRNRKTDSEEQIQIRLRNAIREMEEYAQYDYIVINDDLDVALNELRSIVTAELCKAEYVNHIIIEMLEECSDNSDR, from the coding sequence TTGAAAGCGAATAATCCGTCGATCGTCATAAGCGCTCCCTCGGGGGCGGGAAAAACCACACTGATCAACAGGCTCCTGTCGTCCGATGACCGGCTCACGTTCTCGGTTTCCACCACGACACGGCCGCGGCGCAGCAATGAAACGGACGGGAAAAGCTACTATTTTATAGCGGAAGACGCGTTCAGGGGGATGGTCGATCGTGACGAATTCATTGAATGGGCCCGTGTGCACGGTAATTGCTATGGAACTTCAAAAAAAGAGATTGACAGAATTTGTTGTATTGGAAAAATCCCGATATTCGACGTGGATGTCCAGGGTGCCAAGACCCTGAAAGGCAGGCTGGACAGCGCGGTTTACATTTTTATAGTGCCTCCCTCCCGGGAGGTGCTTGAATCGAGGCTGCGAAACCGGAAGACAGATTCAGAAGAGCAGATACAGATACGGCTGCGCAACGCTATCAGGGAAATGGAGGAATACGCGCAGTACGATTACATAGTAATCAATGACGATCTCGACGTCGCTCTGAATGAACTCCGTTCTATTGTAACCGCTGAATTATGCAAAGCAGAATATGTGAATCATATAATTATTGAAATGCTGGAGGAGTGCAGTGATAATTCCGATCGATAA
- the hfq gene encoding RNA chaperone Hfq: MAVQYNNLQDHFLNTARKEKIDINIFLVNGVPIKGKVLSFDNFTILMEVEKRQNLIYKHAVSTMVPMRPIPYKEEEAK, from the coding sequence ATGGCAGTACAATACAACAACCTGCAGGATCATTTTTTGAATACGGCAAGAAAAGAGAAGATCGACATCAACATTTTTCTCGTCAACGGCGTGCCGATCAAGGGTAAAGTGTTGAGTTTTGATAATTTTACCATACTCATGGAAGTTGAAAAAAGGCAGAACCTCATATACAAGCACGCGGTTTCCACCATGGTGCCCATGCGGCCGATTCCCTACAAGGAAGAAGAAGCGAAATAA
- the miaA gene encoding tRNA (adenosine(37)-N6)-dimethylallyltransferase MiaA encodes MGPTAVGKTGVSLAVAGDEFEIISADSVQVYRYLDIGSGKPDRADRERVPHHVIDCVEPDVPFTAGDFCREARKAVDTIVSRGMKPLIVGGTGLYIDSYFQGLSEIPEIPPDVREAVRREAEERGLQALHDELVRVDPAFGTRIHPNDRQRITRGLEVYRGTGMPLSSYYGSKCRYGSDDTLFIGLTADRAELQKRIDDRVDSMMERGLVEEVRSLRERGFGPGLKSMKSIGYAEINGYIDGAMGLGEAVGSIKTATRQYAKRQMTWFGRNGRIRWFGPGEISKVEELLRRWLRGEEI; translated from the coding sequence GTGGGGCCTACGGCGGTCGGCAAGACCGGGGTATCCCTGGCGGTGGCCGGAGATGAATTCGAGATAATATCTGCGGATTCGGTTCAGGTGTACCGGTATCTCGATATCGGAAGCGGCAAGCCGGACCGCGCCGACCGCGAGCGGGTTCCGCATCACGTGATAGATTGCGTCGAGCCGGATGTTCCCTTTACGGCCGGCGATTTTTGCAGGGAGGCGAGGAAGGCGGTCGACACGATCGTTTCCCGCGGCATGAAGCCGCTGATCGTCGGGGGAACGGGCCTCTACATTGATTCGTATTTCCAGGGCCTGTCGGAAATTCCGGAAATTCCGCCGGACGTGCGCGAGGCCGTTAGAAGAGAGGCTGAAGAACGGGGTCTGCAGGCCCTGCACGATGAATTGGTGAGGGTCGATCCGGCTTTCGGAACGCGGATTCATCCCAATGACAGGCAGCGGATCACCAGGGGCCTGGAGGTGTACCGGGGAACCGGGATGCCCCTGTCGAGCTATTACGGCAGCAAGTGCCGGTACGGATCGGACGATACGCTCTTCATCGGTCTCACTGCCGACAGGGCCGAGCTGCAGAAAAGGATCGACGATCGCGTCGACTCCATGATGGAGCGGGGTCTCGTGGAGGAAGTCCGTTCCCTCAGGGAGCGCGGGTTCGGTCCCGGCCTCAAGTCGATGAAGTCGATCGGCTACGCGGAGATCAACGGCTACATCGACGGCGCCATGGGCCTCGGCGAGGCGGTCGGATCGATCAAGACGGCCACCAGGCAGTACGCGAAGCGCCAGATGACGTGGTTCGGCAGGAACGGGCGGATCAGATGGTTCGGTCCCGGGGAAATATCGAAGGTCGAGGAGCTGCTGCGGCGATGGCTGCGCGGCGAAGAAATATAA